Proteins co-encoded in one Marmota flaviventris isolate mMarFla1 chromosome 9, mMarFla1.hap1, whole genome shotgun sequence genomic window:
- the Tmem86a gene encoding lysoplasmalogenase TMEM86A encodes MVSPFTVVKSEGPKLVPFFKATCVYFVLWLPSSSPSWVSVLIKCLPIFCLWLFLLAHGLGFLLAHPSAILIFVGLIFSALGDAFLIWQDQGYFVHGLLMFAVTHMLYASAFGMRPLALRTGLVMGVLSGLCYALLYPGLSGAFTYLVGVYVALISFMGWRAMAGLQLAGAAWRWTELAAGSGALLFIISDMILALNKFCFPVPYSRVVIMSTYYAAQMLIALSAVESREPVEDYRLNKAN; translated from the exons ATGGTGTCCCCGTTCACTGTG GTGAAGAGTGAGGGACCCAAACTGGTGCCTTTCTTCAAGGCCACCTGTGTATATTTTGTGCTCTGGCTACCCTCATCCAGCCCGTCGTGGGTCAGTGTCCTCATCAAGTGCCTGCCTATCTTCTGCCTCTGGCTCTTCCTTCTGGCCCATGGCCTTGGATTCCTGCTGGCCCACCCCAGCGCCATCCTCATCTTTGTGGGGCTCATCTTCTCTGCCCTAGGTGATGCCTTCCTCATCTGGCAAGACCAGGGCTACTTTGTGCACG GTCTGCTGATGTTTGCTGTGACTCACATGCTCTACGCCTCAGCCTTTGGCATGCGGCCACTGGCTCTCCGGACAGGCCTGGTGATGGGAGTGCTGTCAGGTCTGTGCTATGCCCTCCTCTATCCAGGGCTTTCAGGTGCCTTCACCTACCTGGTGGGGGTCTATGTGGCCCTTATCAGCTTCATGGGCTGGCGAGCTATGGCAGGACTGCAGCTGGCTGGGGCAGCCTGGCGCTGGACTGAGCTGGCAGCAGGCAGTGGTGCACTGCTCTTTATCATCTCAGACATGATCCTTGCACTGAACAAGTTCTGCTTTCCTGTGCCATACTCTCGGGTAGTCATCATGTCCACCTACTATGCTGCTCAGATGCTCATCGCCCTGTCAGCTGTGGAGAGCCGGGAGCCAGTGGAAGACTATAGACTGAACAAGGCCAACTGA